One Babesia bovis T2Bo chromosome 4 map unlocalized Chr4_1, whole genome shotgun sequence genomic window carries:
- a CDS encoding Sas10 C-terminal domain family protein gives MARKTVKKTNSKKFKGNETFIPIDDVSEDDGSDAAEFEAMGLPQDVDDDAIDSEEYEESMMYNDGGNIDDSDEEDIDSEAEELSSKKRSSWGKRLGNYYDEGSDDYSDADDLNDRIAEANRIAEELYADVDDEDAELDDVVEQEDDAPPDETTINTILENLSASLEKEKSEVGLPPDFFKMTESEKLDYLENEHTEFIALLKEYRDNVAVVKDQVLNLIYEGNGIPKGCTKDGMEYLDLRNELLLMYVTYLSYYLLLKTQGISIKNHPVINRLLELRIMLDKARPIESRLQFEINMLLDESGIKDSGKSAPKPRPDMLDIESREVDNIYRATPGVPLMETDTFARQQKKSERMEKVVSGRRMLEQAREQQEFDDGDAIDSTYKSKKAVKMMKALLERERYEMENMRRLPMNKMAKKELRAFQRSQGDKQGGILLEDLSSFASDAMPKRAKKSDITVGLNAAAQAMRQDILETEKQRASDSYYKPHGLKKSMKSSTPAIQHRQEQPRKRDYDDELAEIKQHQNELKSSIRGKSTEKSKRKYEHVEVEGKRVAGSDILRNKGLTRVRKKTAGNARVSNRAKYEKKVVSNRSKVGGARVETPGYSGETTGINAKKKKSVTF, from the exons atggcaCGTAAAACAGTAAAGAAAACGAATAGTAAAAAGTTCAAAGGAAATGAAACTTTTATACCTATTGACGACGTCTCAGAAG ATGACGGTAGCGATGCTGCTGAGTTCGAGGCGATGGGCCTTCCTCAGGATGTTGATGACGACGCTATAGACAGTGAGGAATATGAAGAGTCGATGATGTATAATGACGGTGGTAACATTGATGATTCGGATGAGGAAGATATCGATTCGGAGGCTGAAGAACTTAGCAGTAAGAAGAGGTCGTCTTGGGGAAAGAGGTTGGGTAATTATTACGACGAAGGCTCTGATGATTATTCTGATGCCGATGACCTCAATGATCGTATTGCTGAAGCCAATCGCATTGCAGAGGAACTCTACGCAGACGTCGACGATGAGGACGCTGAACTAGATGACGTAGTCGAACAGGAGGACGATGCACCACCAGATGAAACAACAATAAACACTATACTGGAAAACCTAAGTGCATCATTAGAAAAGGAGAAATCGGAGGTTGGGTTGCCTCCAGATTTCTTCAAAATGACGGAATCTGAAAAGCTGGATTACTTAGAAAATGAGCATACCGAGTTTATTGCTCTGCTGAAGGAATATCGGGACAATGTTGCTGTTGTGAAAGATCAAGTGTTAAATCTTATTTATGAAGGGAACGGTATCCCGAAAGGCTGCACCAAGGATGGCATGGAATATCTAGATCTACGAAACGAACTTCTGCTAATGTATGTAACTTATCTAAGTTACTACTTACTCCTTAAAACACAAGGGATATCAATAAAGAACCACCCAGTTATTAACAGGCTTTTGGAATTACGTATCATGTTGGACAAGGCCCGGCCTATAGAATCGCGATTGCAATTTGAAATTAACATGCTTTTGGATGAATCCGGTATCAAGG ATTCTGGTAAATCCGCTCCGAAGCCACGCCCTGATATGCTCGATATAGAATCCAGGGAGGTGGATAACATCTATAGGGCTACTCCCGGGGTGCCATTAATGGAAACAGATACTTTC GCACGTCAACAAAAGAAATCAGAACGAATGGAGAAAGTTGTCAGCGGTCGTCGTATGCTTGAACAAGCCCGTGAACAGCAAGAATTTGATGACGGAGATGCTATCGATAGCACATACAAGAGTAAGAAGGCAGTTAAGATGATGAAGGCGTTGTTGGAACGTGAACGATACGAGATGGAAAACATGAGAAGACTGCCAATGAATAAGATGGCCAAGAAAGAGTTACGGGCGTTCCAAAGGAGCCAAGGTGATAAACAGGGCGGTATATTACTCGAGGATTTGAGCAGTTTTGCATCTGATGCAATGCCTAAAAGAGCTAAGAAATCAGATATTACTGTTGGTTTGAACGCCGCGGCACAGGCCATGAGGCAAGATATTCTGGAGACCGAGAAGCAACGTGCATCGGATTCTTACTACAAACCACA tGGATTGAAGAAATCGATGAAATCAAGTACTCCAGCTATACAACATAGACAAGAGCAACCGCGCAAGAGGGATTACGACGATGAATTGGCTGAGATTAAACAGCACCAAAATGAATTGAAAAGTAGTATCAGAGGAAAAAGCACGGAAAAGTCCAAAAGGAAATACGAGCATGTGGAAGTTGAAGGCAAAAGAG TTGCCGGGTCTGATATACTGCGCAATAAAGGTCTTACAAGAGTACGCAAGAAGACTGCTGGTAATGCTCGTGTGTCAAACCGTGCTAAATACGAAAAGAAGGTGGTGTCTAATAGATCCAAGGTGGGTGGTGCCCGAGTAGAGACACCTGGTTACTCCGGAGAAACAACTGGTATCAATGCCAAAAAGAAGAAGTCTGTTACCTTCTAG